The window TACCTGAAGATAATGTTCTTCTAAAACTCGTTGTAAAATTGTCCCTGGATTAGCGTTAACATCACTGGTAAAGAAACCTAAACGGTTGACTAGATGTCCTCCTCTGATTTGGAAGAGTTGAATAGAACATTGTTCTGTATCTAAACTAAGGGCGATCGCGTCTCGGGAAATACTATCATCGGGTAAGGAGACTTTCTGTGTCGCAAATAAGCTGTTTAATCCCTGTATCTGATCTCGCAATTGCGCTGCTAATTCAAATTTTAACTCCATCGCTGCTTGTTCCATCTGTGTTTGTAAGACTTTATGTAAGTCTGTAGTCCTACCTTGAAAGACCATGGCTACTTTTTCTAGGGTTTGACGATAATCTTCTCTAGTAATCAGTTGTTGACAGACTCCTGGACACCTTCCCAGGTCATAATTGAGACAAGGACGATCTTTAAATAAGGGTACTCGACGTTGACGTAAGGGAAAGAGTCTTTTAATTACTTCTAGGGTTTGACGCAATTGTTTTACATCCACAAATGGTCCATAATAACGATCTTGTTTATTGTTGACTTTACGTTTACGAGTAATAAAAATACGGGGATAAGCTTCAGACCAAGTAATACAAACATAGGGATATCTTTTATCGTCTTTGAGTAAAACGTTGTAAGGTGGTTGATGTTGTTTAATTAGATTGGCTTCTAAGGCTAAGGCTTCCGCTTCACTGTCGGTGATAATATATTCAATATGGGTGACTAAATTAACCATCATAGCGATACGCTGACTTAGCTGTTGACTGTCACGAAAATAAGAACGTACACGCGATCGCAGTTGTTTGGATTTACCTATATAGAGAATATCTCCATTTTCTGCTTTCATTACATATACCCCTGGTTCTGTGGGTAAATTTTGTAGTATTTCTTCTAATCTTTCTGGCTGTTCTTTTAACTTGATCATCTTGTTGCTATGATAATTGATATTGTTGTTTAGCACTGATTAAAGAAATGGATATTATCACTTTAGGCTGGGTTACTATGTTGGTTTTATTTACTTGGTCTATTACTATGGTAGTCTGGGCACGTAATGGCTTCTAGGTAATGGAAACAACTACACTGCTTAATAGTCTCTTTCTGCTCGCTATTATTCTACTTGTGGTAGTTAGTGGAGGAGTACTCTACTTAACCACTTTGGAATGGCGCGATCGTCGTCGTCAAGAAAGGGAAAAGCGTAGTCAGAAAAAGAAATAATCATTACCTGCGATCGTCTCTTTATGTCAAGGCGATCGCTTTTTATTTAACTGGTAAGATTTGCAATTTAATAAACTCAATAATCTCTGTTAAACCCTGTTTAGTTTTTAGGTTAGTAAAGACAAAAGGTTTCTGTCCACGCATTTTTTGAGCATCTCTGGACATAACTTGTAAATCTGCGTTAACTAGGGGGGCTAAGTCAATTTTATTAATCACTAGTAAATCTGATTTAGTAATACCTGGTCCTCCTTTACGTGGGATTTTATCTCCTGCTGCTACATCGATAACGTAGATAGTTAAATCTACTAATTCTGGACTAAAAGTAGCTGCTAAATTGTCACCCCCACTTTCGACAAAGA is drawn from Gloeocapsa sp. DLM2.Bin57 and contains these coding sequences:
- the uvrC gene encoding excinuclease ABC subunit UvrC; translated protein: MIKLKEQPERLEEILQNLPTEPGVYVMKAENGDILYIGKSKQLRSRVRSYFRDSQQLSQRIAMMVNLVTHIEYIITDSEAEALALEANLIKQHQPPYNVLLKDDKRYPYVCITWSEAYPRIFITRKRKVNNKQDRYYGPFVDVKQLRQTLEVIKRLFPLRQRRVPLFKDRPCLNYDLGRCPGVCQQLITREDYRQTLEKVAMVFQGRTTDLHKVLQTQMEQAAMELKFELAAQLRDQIQGLNSLFATQKVSLPDDSISRDAIALSLDTEQCSIQLFQIRGGHLVNRLGFFTSDVNANPGTILQRVLEEHYLQVGDREIPKEILTQHPLAEAEILCDWLSQRKGKKVTITVPQRQQKAELVALVAKNASHELTQIQQKRQENQQELADLAQILNLPQLPHRIEGYDISHLQGSNAVASRVVFIDGIPAKQHYRHYKIKNPEIRIGHSDDFASLAEVIQRRFRNYELEELPDLIMIDGGKGQLSAVMKVLTEINLASRLNVISLAKQREEIFLPGESQPLPTHPSQPGVQLLRRLRDEAHRFAITFHRKLRSYQ
- the petN gene encoding cytochrome b6-f complex subunit PetN, producing MDIITLGWVTMLVLFTWSITMVVWARNGF
- the ureG gene encoding urease accessory protein UreG → MSAFRIGVAGPVGSGKTALVDALCKQMRTELEIGVVTNDIYTQEDAQFLIKSQALSPERIIGVETGGCPHTAIREDASINLVAIKELEQKFPQLDLVFVESGGDNLAATFSPELVDLTIYVIDVAAGDKIPRKGGPGITKSDLLVINKIDLAPLVNADLQVMSRDAQKMRGQKPFVFTNLKTKQGLTEIIEFIKLQILPVK